The genomic DNA GCCGCTCCCCCGAAAAAGGCCGCGCCCACATCAACCTGCAAGGGCAAAAACACTGGCCGACCCAGCGCTCCGGTGCGCGCGGTGTCGAGATGCCAGGTCGGGCTGCCTACGCCCAGAACGATGCGTACCTGGAACTGTGCAACCCGGGTTGGGATTTGCAGTGGCGTGCCGGAATGGGGAATCTCTATGTCCTCCTGCCGGCTCTCGTGCTGATATGGATGTGGTATGGATTGGCCATTCACCCATTGCTGTTCAATCAGATCATCTTCTTCTTCGTGAGAAGCGATCGTGTTTCGTCAACGGATCTGTGGCTCGGCTGGCTCCTGCTATTTCCCCTCGCATCGGCCAGCGCCTTCATGATCTTCGCGTGGTTCCATTACATGGGCATGCGCACCTGCTTCTTCACCCATGCCCGGGGACGCATCCGCTTCAACCGGCTCACCCGCAAGGTGTATGTGCTGCGGCCTGCCTACTGCGGCGGCAACGTGGTGCTGGACTGGGAGCGCCTGGTGGCATTGCTCGAATCCGAAGGGGCCAGCGCAGGCGCCAAGCAGACCATCAAGGCGCTGGCGCTTTACCACCCGCCGTTCAATCCGACCGATCCGAGCGCTGAGGGCGAAGACTGCATCTTCGTCGGACCGGGGCTGTCGGGTCCGCAAGAGGCAGCGTCCCT from Variovorax sp. V93 includes the following:
- a CDS encoding DUF6708 domain-containing protein, translated to MFVRENSYWLARRRSPEKGRAHINLQGQKHWPTQRSGARGVEMPGRAAYAQNDAYLELCNPGWDLQWRAGMGNLYVLLPALVLIWMWYGLAIHPLLFNQIIFFFVRSDRVSSTDLWLGWLLLFPLASASAFMIFAWFHYMGMRTCFFTHARGRIRFNRLTRKVYVLRPAYCGGNVVLDWERLVALLESEGASAGAKQTIKALALYHPPFNPTDPSAEGEDCIFVGPGLSGPQEAASLWEYIRQYMEAGPTVDHVPADASSTYKGIARYLHPDYTTYCSKPSRRQYQLEQKPGFMETSFHMMSQVTCSWPTFPKEWQSDSGMGEPEDKPVQAGAVMTALVYRAQGKLSKADEIEFLQHWGTAEALQEAMSRKA